A genomic stretch from Helianthus annuus cultivar XRQ/B chromosome 1, HanXRQr2.0-SUNRISE, whole genome shotgun sequence includes:
- the LOC118491723 gene encoding uncharacterized protein LOC118491723 produces the protein MALYTSLLETQDPAERKVILPIVVLVLWCRDVKGFFKSKPKSLQKGSFVHLTVFIEILGAGVLVHEDVNKRENVVINSMVDKKSSYLKFMAAVLRKLMLRSLKLQIMSIAHPKRDTSDTTTKMAF, from the exons ATGGCACTTTAT ACCTCTCTTCTTGAAACCCAAGATCCAGCAGAGAGAAAGGTCATCCTCCCAATTGTCGTGCTGGTGTTGTGGTGCCGCGATGTGAAGGGATTCTTCAAGTCAAAGCCCAAGTCGCTACAAAAAG GCTCCTTTGTTCATCTAACCGTTTTCATCGAGATATTGGGGGCTGGGGTGTTAGTTCACGAAGATGTCAACAAGCGAGAAAATGTGGTGATCAATTCAATGGTTGACAAAAAGTCATCCTACTTAAAATTCATGGCAGCAGTGTTGAG GAAGTTGATGTTGCGATCGTTAAAGCTACAAATCATGTCAATTGCCCACCCAAAGAGAGACACATCAgacactacaacaaaaatggctttttag